A genomic region of Miscanthus floridulus cultivar M001 chromosome 3, ASM1932011v1, whole genome shotgun sequence contains the following coding sequences:
- the LOC136544077 gene encoding uncharacterized protein, which yields MAAAGRSRPPPELSTSTLRVRRPPSHSGRPPTLGDGRSLGDGGSQGHGGRLGDGGRLGALLQVSTMTEPSEINQSLDGSAPTIGLSSTASTGNQSNEASDPAWKHCTMPDVNKKGSLKCNYCDNTYHGGITRIKYHLGKVPKCGVAKCTKVPSDVQKEMVKLLSKKMDNKQRKSKEKEDDRAEVDLSHSEGEEQSDEELNSVIVLKKVGGKGASSGPIDKFCKLTPEEIVAARKGKSVVADKVQSKLSTEKREEKRDRALDCSAVKKDGRYIFELVAKCIEEIGVQNVVQVVTDNARPNEAAASLLKAKHPSIFWNGCAAHTIDLMLEDIGKMPRVAATISKAKCLTVFLYGHTRVLNLMRKYLSRDLVRCGVTRFATAYLNLKSLLENKKQLQRLFREDDLSELGYLKSVKGKKANKIVRSETFWKGVETAVNYFEPLATMLRRMDSDVPAMGFLYGYLLEPKNEISKRFNNDSKKFEEVFHFIDKRWDSKLKTPLHRAGYYLNPFYYYQNKKDIEENESFRDGVITCITKLVPNEDTQDKIIEELQKFQDAEGSFGKDIAKRQCKNIHFDPAKWWLNHGSSAPNLRKLAARILSLTCSSSACERCWSSFEQVHTKRRNRLLHDRMRDLVFVKFNSKLRQKKDNKDRDPLEKPVRDALEDEDNEWITGIEPTEVDLEQEGEIGASSQGVAAAPQGQEKRKGGNQTRKRKRFIPTTDEDDELSGSSSDGENDIDMASDSSFASEAE from the exons ATGGCGGCCGCTGGGCGATCGCGCCCTCCACCCGAACTCTCGACCTCCACCCTCCGCGTCCGACGTCCGCCCTCCCACTCCGGCCGCCCTCCCACGCTGGGAGACGGCCGCAGCCTGGGCGACGGCGGGAGCCAGGGCCACGGCGGCAGGCTGGGCGACGGCGGCAGGCTGGGCGCACTCCTTCAAGTGTCAACAATGACTGAGCCAAGCGAAATCAATCAAAGTCTTGATGGTAGTGCGCCAACAATAG GCTTATCTAGCACTGCATCCACAGGCAACCAATCAAATGAAGCATCTGACCCAGCTTGGAAGCACTGCACAATGCCAGATGTGAACAAGAAAGGTTCTCTCAAGTGCAACTATTGTGACAACACTTATCATGGTGGAATAACTAGAATCAAGTACCACCTTGGTAAAGTTCCTAAATGTGGTGTTGCAAAGTGTACTAAAGTTCCATCTGATGTGCAAAAAGAAATGGTTAAGTTGCTATCAAAGAAGATGGATAACAAGCAAAGGAAGAGTAAGGAGAAAGAAGATGATAGAGCTgaagttgatttgagccattctgAAGGAGAGGAACAGAGTGATGAAGAACTCAATTCAGTTATTGTGTTGAAGAAGGTGGGTGGCAAAGGTGCTTCTTCAGGTCCTATTGATAAGTTCTGTAAACTGACACCAGAAGAAATAGTGGCTGCAAGGAAGGGCAAATCTGTTGTTGCTGATAAGGTTCAATCCAAGCTGTCAACTGAAAAAAGGGAAGAGAAGAGGGACAGAGCAT TGGATTGCTCAGCTGTGAAGAAAGATGGCAGATACATTTTTGAACTGGTTGCTAAATGTATTGAGGAAATAGGGGTGCAAAATGTAGTTCAAGTTGTGACTGACAATGCAAGACCAAATGAGGCAGCAGCAAGTTTGTTGAAAGCAAAGCACCCCTCTATTTTCTGGAATGGTTGTGCTGCCCATACCATTGATCTAATGCTGGAAGACATAGGAAAGATGCCAAGAGTGGCAGCAACAATTAGCAAAGCAAAGTGCTTGACTGTTTTTCTGTATGGCCATACTAGAGTTTTGAACCTGATGAGGAAGTATCTTTCTAGAGATTTGGTGAGGTGTGGTGTCACAAGGTTTGCTACAGCTTATCTGAACTTGAAGAGCTTGCTAGAAAACAAGAAGCAATTGCAGAGGCTTTTTAGGGAAGATGACCTCAGTGAACTAGGCTACCTAAAGAGTGTCAAAGGGAAGAAAGCAAACAAGATTGTGAGGTCTGAAACTTTCTGGAAAGGAGTTGAGACTGCTGTTAATTACTTTGAGCCATTAGCTACTATGTTGAGGAGAATGGACAGTGATGTGCCAGCAATGGGGTTCTTGTATGGGTATCtactagagcctaagaatgagaTCTCTAAGAGGTTTAACAATGACAGTAAAAAGTTTGAGGAAGTTTTTCACTTCATTGACAAAAGGTGGGACAGTAAGCTGAAGACACCTTTACATAGGGCTGGTTACTACTTGAACCCTTTCTATTATTATCAAAACAAGAAGGATATAGAGGAGAATGAATCATTTAGAGATGGTGTAATAACTTGCATTACAAAGCTTGTTCCAAATGAAGACACTCAGGACAAGATTATAGAAGAGCTTCAAAAGTTTCAGGATGCTGAAGGATCCTTTGGCAAAGACATTGCTAAAAGGCAGTGCAAAAATATTCATTTTGAtccag CTAAGTGGTGGCTGAATCATGGAAGTAGTGCACCAAACCTCAGAAAGTTAGCTGCTAGAATTCTAAGTTTGACATGCAGTTCATCAGCTTGTGAGAGATGCTGgagttcatttgaacaa GTCCACACAAAGAGACGCAACAGGCTGCTTCATGATAGAATGAGGGATCTTGTGTTTGTCAAGTTCAACTCAAAACTGAGGCAAAAGAAGGACAACAAGGACAGAGATCCCCTTGAGAAACCTGTTCGTGATGCTTTAGAAGATGAAGACAATGAGTGGATCACTGGCATTGAGCCAACAGAAGTAGATCTAGAGCAGGAAGGAGAAATTGGAGCATCATCACAGGGAGTTGCAGCTGCACCTCAAGGACAAGAAAAAAGAAAGGGAGGTAACCAGaccaggaagaggaagaggttcaTCCCTACtactgatgaggatgatgagttaTCTGGTTCATCTTCTGATGGAGAAAATGACATTGATATGGCATCTGATTCTAGTTTTGCTTCTGAGGCTGAATGA